A genomic stretch from Cloacibacterium caeni includes:
- a CDS encoding succinate dehydrogenase cytochrome b subunit yields the protein MAGLTQSTIGRKFLMALSAMFLLVFLLIHLSVNLLSIFSEDAFNTASHFMGYNPLIQFVMQPVLVAGVIFHFVMGFVLEMKNKNARPVKYAVANNSGNSSWSSRNMIISGAVILAFLGLHMYDFWMHEMNYKYVEALSINETRYWEELHAKFADLWRVIFYAVSFVLLGLHLSHGFQSSFQSIGARHPKYLKCVNTLGTWYSILIPLGFIVVAVFHFVTQ from the coding sequence ATGGCAGGATTAACTCAATCTACAATTGGTAGAAAGTTTTTAATGGCGCTTTCAGCAATGTTTTTGCTTGTCTTTTTGTTGATTCACTTGTCGGTAAATTTACTATCGATATTTAGTGAAGATGCATTTAACACAGCGTCTCATTTTATGGGATACAATCCTTTAATACAATTTGTGATGCAGCCGGTTTTAGTAGCGGGTGTAATTTTTCACTTTGTAATGGGCTTCGTTTTAGAAATGAAAAACAAAAACGCAAGACCAGTAAAGTATGCTGTAGCAAATAACAGCGGAAATTCTAGTTGGTCTTCTAGAAATATGATTATTTCTGGAGCAGTAATTTTAGCTTTCTTAGGACTGCATATGTATGATTTCTGGATGCATGAGATGAATTATAAGTATGTAGAAGCTCTATCAATCAATGAAACAAGATATTGGGAAGAGTTACATGCTAAGTTTGCAGATTTATGGAGAGTGATTTTTTATGCAGTTTCTTTTGTTTTATTAGGATTGCACTTATCACACGGTTTCCAATCATCATTCCAATCGATTGGAGCGAGACATCCTAAGTATTTAAAATGTGTAAACACATTAGGAACTTGGTATTCTATTTTAATTCCGCTAGGATTTATCGTAGTAGCTGTATTTCATTTCGTAACTCAATAA
- a CDS encoding fumarate reductase/succinate dehydrogenase flavoprotein subunit gives MSKLDSKIPAGPLADKWKNHKAHMNLVAPNNRDKIDIIVVGTGLAGGSAAATLAEQGYNVKAFCYQDSPRRAHSIAAQGGINAAKNYQNDGDSVYRLFYDTIKGGDYRAREANVHRLAEVSANIIDQCVAQGVPFGREYGGQLDNRSFGGTQVKRTFYAKGQTGQQLLLGAYSAMSRQIGKGRIKMYNRHEMMDLVMVDGKARGIIARNLVTGEIERHSAHAVVIASGGYGNVYFLSTNAMGSNVSAAWKIHKKGAYFANPCFVQIHPTCIPVHGTQQSKLTLMSESLRNSGRIWVPKKLEDAQAIREGKLRPENVKEEDRDYYLERRYPAFGNLVPRDVASRAAKERCDAGFGIENNDTKEGVFLDFSTEIMKKGREAATEKNIHNPSEKQIYDLGKKWVEEKYGNLFQMYEKITADDPYVTPMKIYPAVHYTMGGVWVDYNLMSTIPGCFVIGEANFSDHGANRLGASALMQGLADGYFVLPYTIADYLSADIRTGQIPTNSSEFEAAEKEIKDKVNFFLTNKGTHSVDYFHKKLGNVMWNKVGMGRTPEGLAEAIKEIEEIRNDFWKNVKVPGEANGMNTELEKAFRVADFLELGQLMAKDALERKESCGGHFRWDHATPEGEAERDDENYKYVAAWEYKGDDINAEVLHKEELVYENIEVKTRSYK, from the coding sequence ATGAGCAAATTAGATTCAAAAATTCCAGCAGGTCCTTTAGCAGACAAATGGAAAAATCATAAAGCACACATGAATTTGGTTGCACCAAATAACCGTGATAAAATAGATATTATTGTAGTAGGAACTGGTTTAGCTGGTGGTTCTGCTGCGGCAACTCTTGCAGAGCAAGGATATAATGTAAAAGCTTTTTGCTACCAAGATTCACCAAGAAGAGCACACTCTATTGCAGCTCAAGGTGGTATTAATGCAGCTAAAAATTATCAAAATGATGGTGATTCTGTTTACAGATTATTCTATGACACCATCAAAGGTGGAGATTATAGAGCAAGAGAAGCTAACGTACACAGATTAGCAGAAGTTTCTGCAAATATCATTGACCAATGTGTAGCACAAGGTGTTCCTTTCGGTAGAGAATACGGCGGTCAGTTAGATAACCGTTCTTTCGGTGGAACTCAGGTGAAGAGAACTTTCTATGCAAAAGGTCAAACTGGTCAGCAATTACTATTAGGTGCATATTCTGCAATGAGCCGTCAAATCGGTAAAGGTAGAATTAAGATGTACAACCGTCACGAAATGATGGACTTAGTAATGGTAGATGGTAAAGCTAGAGGTATTATCGCAAGAAACTTAGTAACAGGAGAAATCGAAAGACATTCTGCTCACGCTGTAGTAATTGCTTCTGGTGGTTACGGAAACGTATATTTCCTTTCTACTAACGCGATGGGTTCTAATGTTTCTGCAGCTTGGAAAATTCACAAAAAAGGAGCGTATTTCGCAAACCCATGTTTCGTACAGATTCACCCAACTTGTATTCCAGTCCACGGAACACAACAGTCTAAATTGACTTTGATGTCTGAATCTCTTAGAAACTCTGGTAGAATTTGGGTTCCTAAAAAATTAGAAGATGCTCAAGCAATCAGAGAAGGAAAACTTAGACCAGAAAATGTTAAAGAAGAAGACAGAGATTACTACTTAGAAAGAAGATATCCTGCATTCGGTAACTTAGTGCCTAGAGACGTAGCTTCTAGAGCCGCTAAAGAAAGATGTGATGCTGGTTTCGGAATCGAAAATAATGATACTAAAGAAGGTGTATTCTTAGATTTCTCTACAGAAATTATGAAAAAAGGTAGAGAAGCTGCCACTGAGAAAAATATTCACAATCCTTCTGAAAAACAAATCTACGATTTGGGTAAAAAATGGGTGGAAGAAAAATACGGAAACCTATTCCAAATGTATGAGAAAATTACAGCAGACGATCCATACGTAACTCCTATGAAAATTTATCCTGCAGTTCACTATACCATGGGAGGAGTTTGGGTAGATTATAACTTAATGAGTACTATTCCTGGTTGTTTCGTAATAGGTGAGGCTAATTTCTCAGACCACGGTGCAAACAGATTAGGTGCATCTGCTTTAATGCAAGGTTTAGCAGACGGATATTTCGTATTGCCTTACACGATTGCAGATTATCTTTCTGCAGACATCAGAACAGGACAAATTCCTACCAATTCTTCAGAATTTGAAGCTGCTGAAAAAGAAATTAAAGATAAAGTAAACTTCTTCTTAACTAATAAAGGAACTCACTCTGTAGATTACTTCCACAAAAAACTAGGAAATGTAATGTGGAACAAAGTAGGTATGGGTAGAACTCCAGAAGGTTTAGCAGAAGCGATTAAAGAAATAGAAGAAATCAGAAACGATTTCTGGAAAAATGTAAAAGTTCCAGGAGAAGCAAACGGAATGAATACAGAGCTTGAAAAAGCATTCAGAGTGGCAGATTTCTTAGAACTAGGTCAATTAATGGCGAAAGATGCTCTTGAAAGAAAAGAATCTTGTGGAGGTCACTTCCGTTGGGATCACGCTACTCCAGAAGGTGAAGCAGAAAGAGATGACGAGAACTACAAATATGTAGCAGCTTGGGAATACAAAGGTGATGATATCAACGCCGAAGTATTGCACAAAGAAGAATTGGTGTACGAGAATATTGAAGTGAAAACGAGAAGTTATAAATAA
- a CDS encoding succinate dehydrogenase/fumarate reductase iron-sulfur subunit, whose product MSAKKGLNLTLKIWRQKNNKSKGQFETYKISDVSTDSSFLEMLDMLNEQLVNNGSEPVAFDHDCREGICGMCSLYINGRAHGPDTGITTCQLHMRMFKDGETITIEPWRSAAFPVIKDLVVDRSAFDRIMAAGGFVSVNTSGNTLDANAIPVPKEDADKAMDAAACIGCGACVATCKNGSAMLFVGAKVSQFALLPQGRVEANRRVLNMVKQMDEEGFGNCSNTGACEVECPKGISLENIARMNREFLAAKFTTVD is encoded by the coding sequence ATGAGTGCAAAAAAAGGATTAAACCTGACTCTAAAAATTTGGAGACAGAAAAATAATAAATCAAAAGGTCAGTTCGAGACCTATAAAATATCAGATGTTTCTACGGATTCTTCTTTCCTTGAAATGCTAGATATGCTAAACGAACAATTGGTAAATAACGGAAGCGAACCAGTGGCATTCGACCACGATTGTAGAGAAGGAATCTGCGGTATGTGTTCTTTGTACATTAATGGTAGAGCTCACGGTCCAGATACAGGAATTACAACTTGCCAATTGCACATGAGAATGTTCAAAGATGGCGAAACCATCACTATTGAACCTTGGAGAAGTGCTGCGTTCCCAGTAATTAAAGACTTGGTAGTAGACAGAAGCGCATTTGACAGAATTATGGCTGCAGGTGGTTTCGTTTCTGTAAATACTTCAGGAAATACACTTGATGCAAACGCAATCCCAGTTCCAAAAGAAGATGCAGATAAAGCTATGGATGCTGCAGCTTGTATTGGTTGTGGAGCTTGTGTAGCAACTTGTAAAAATGGTTCTGCTATGCTATTTGTTGGTGCTAAAGTTTCTCAGTTTGCTCTTTTACCACAAGGTAGAGTAGAAGCAAATAGAAGAGTGCTGAACATGGTAAAACAAATGGACGAAGAAGGCTTCGGAAACTGCTCTAACACAGGTGCTTGCGAAGTAGAATGTCCTAAAGGAATTTCTCTAGAAAACATCGCTAGAATGAACAGAGAATTTCTTGCGGCTAAATTTACTACAGTAGATTAA
- a CDS encoding TlpA family protein disulfide reductase, which yields MKKYFLLFLFSILLLSCSKGGKVTINGKVTNGSPLERLEIIDASGIATLPLANFGVDAKGNFSETIEIPRDGVYVITYAGNTGFLYLKGGDKVNLDFEAMLFPQGMKITGDAKGNTEYLMESQQFINQYMSKLDQSVISKKEEDFLKELEKYKGDITKKMDEIAKVKKPDSDVEKFNKRELDVTLLMISSQYESMHGPATNDPKYKAGAKLLDFQKSLENESYVEDMPNYRNYVISKLSASFQKFFEGQKNAAPTSNVQMFSKFLDTQKDVSDKTKEYLLAAVAAQYDLREPANPKLQEVFKFLDTKIKNSAIKSELKNLKEAIYGLEQGTDVSGLSLVKQDGSKITLADLKGKPTALVFYASWNPYITESTLPVLKEMVKFYGSKMNFAFINLDDTQDQFVKTSKAMFTGIQGNNYYATGGMKSEIAKKFAVYGFKMPSFIIIDKDGKISSKTYLNIADPALVDGLNKASGLQAPTGIPQTPEMMAPPTEHSANDGHGH from the coding sequence ATGAAAAAATATTTTTTATTATTCTTATTCTCCATTTTATTGCTATCATGTTCTAAAGGTGGCAAAGTAACCATAAATGGTAAAGTGACTAATGGCTCACCATTAGAAAGATTAGAAATTATAGATGCTTCAGGAATTGCAACTTTACCGCTTGCTAATTTTGGTGTAGATGCCAAAGGAAATTTCTCAGAAACCATAGAAATTCCTAGAGATGGAGTTTATGTAATTACTTACGCAGGAAACACAGGTTTTCTTTATCTAAAAGGTGGCGACAAAGTAAATCTTGACTTTGAAGCGATGCTTTTCCCTCAAGGAATGAAAATTACTGGTGATGCTAAAGGAAACACAGAATACTTAATGGAATCTCAGCAATTCATTAACCAATATATGTCTAAATTAGACCAATCTGTTATTTCTAAAAAAGAAGAAGATTTCCTAAAAGAATTAGAAAAATATAAAGGTGATATTACCAAAAAAATGGATGAAATCGCTAAGGTTAAAAAACCAGACAGCGATGTAGAAAAATTCAATAAAAGAGAACTAGATGTAACTTTATTGATGATTTCTTCTCAGTACGAAAGTATGCATGGTCCAGCTACTAATGACCCAAAATACAAAGCAGGAGCTAAATTATTAGATTTCCAAAAAAGTCTAGAAAACGAAAGTTATGTAGAAGATATGCCTAATTACAGAAACTACGTTATCAGTAAATTAAGTGCATCTTTCCAAAAGTTCTTCGAAGGACAAAAGAATGCTGCTCCTACTTCTAATGTGCAAATGTTCTCTAAATTCTTAGACACCCAAAAAGATGTTTCAGATAAAACTAAAGAATATCTTCTTGCTGCTGTAGCTGCTCAATATGATTTAAGAGAGCCTGCTAATCCTAAATTACAAGAAGTTTTCAAATTTTTAGATACTAAAATCAAAAATTCTGCAATCAAATCAGAGTTGAAAAATTTAAAAGAAGCAATTTACGGACTTGAGCAAGGAACAGATGTTTCTGGTTTAAGTTTAGTAAAGCAAGATGGCAGTAAAATAACTTTAGCAGATCTTAAAGGAAAACCTACAGCATTAGTGTTCTACGCTTCTTGGAATCCTTACATCACAGAAAGCACATTGCCTGTTCTTAAAGAAATGGTGAAATTCTATGGTTCAAAAATGAATTTTGCTTTCATTAACTTAGATGATACTCAAGACCAATTCGTGAAAACTTCTAAAGCGATGTTTACAGGAATTCAAGGAAATAATTATTATGCAACGGGTGGTATGAAATCTGAAATTGCTAAGAAATTTGCAGTATACGGATTTAAAATGCCAAGTTTCATCATCATTGATAAAGACGGTAAAATTTCTAGTAAAACTTACCTAAATATCGCAGACCCAGCTTTGGTAGATGGATTGAACAAAGCTTCTGGTTTACAAGCTCCAACTGGAATTCCTCAAACTCCAGAAATGATGGCTCCACCAACTGAGCATTCTGCAAATGATGGTCACGGTCACTAA
- the rlmD gene encoding 23S rRNA (uracil(1939)-C(5))-methyltransferase RlmD yields the protein MSKKKKNIILENIKLITAGAKGVAVGKTEEGKAVLVSGAVPGDVVNARVKKSKSKYFEAEAVEILEKSPYRVEPKCIHFGVCGGCKWQNLSYQKQLDFKQEEVYNNIKRIGGIENFETLPILGSEQEYFYRNKMEFSFSNARWLTQYEISSEENFGNKDALGFHIPGMWSKILDLQECFLQEAPSNDLRLAVRNYAINKGLDFFDVRNQEGFLRTLMLRQNSQGEWMVLFQLYREEKENREQLFDYILEKFPQIKTLVYAINPKQNDSIYDLDVQTYFGEGFIYEEMDGLKFKIGPKSFFQTNYKQALNLYRKTLEFAEISENDVVYDLYTGTGTIAQYIAKKAKYVIGIESVQEAIDAAKEHAKLNGLDNCEFYCGDMKDVFTEEFLANHPKPNVLVTDPPRDGMHQKVVEQILKLAPPKIVYVSCNSATQARDLALMKEHYDVVKILPVDMFPQTHHVENIALLIKK from the coding sequence ATGAGTAAGAAAAAGAAAAACATTATTTTAGAAAATATTAAATTAATTACTGCTGGTGCAAAAGGTGTAGCCGTAGGAAAAACTGAGGAAGGAAAAGCGGTTTTAGTTTCTGGTGCGGTTCCAGGTGATGTAGTAAATGCCAGAGTGAAAAAATCTAAATCTAAATACTTCGAAGCAGAAGCAGTAGAAATTTTAGAAAAATCACCGTACAGAGTTGAGCCAAAATGCATTCATTTTGGAGTTTGTGGTGGTTGCAAATGGCAGAACCTTTCTTACCAAAAACAACTCGATTTCAAGCAAGAAGAAGTTTATAACAATATCAAACGAATCGGTGGAATCGAAAATTTTGAAACATTGCCTATACTCGGTTCAGAGCAAGAATATTTCTACAGAAATAAAATGGAGTTTTCTTTTTCTAATGCTCGTTGGCTTACTCAATACGAAATCAGTTCCGAAGAAAATTTTGGGAATAAAGATGCTTTAGGATTCCATATTCCAGGAATGTGGAGCAAAATTTTAGATTTACAAGAATGTTTCCTTCAAGAAGCCCCATCTAATGATTTAAGATTAGCTGTAAGGAATTATGCCATCAATAAAGGGTTAGATTTTTTTGATGTAAGAAATCAAGAAGGTTTTTTGAGAACTTTAATGCTTCGTCAAAACTCTCAAGGAGAATGGATGGTTCTATTCCAATTGTACAGAGAAGAGAAGGAGAACAGAGAACAATTATTCGATTATATTTTAGAGAAATTCCCACAGATTAAAACTTTGGTTTATGCCATCAATCCGAAACAGAATGATTCTATTTATGATTTAGATGTACAGACTTATTTCGGCGAAGGTTTCATTTATGAAGAAATGGATGGGCTGAAATTTAAAATAGGACCAAAATCTTTCTTCCAAACCAATTATAAACAAGCGCTGAATTTGTATAGAAAAACACTAGAATTCGCAGAAATTTCTGAAAATGATGTGGTGTACGATTTATACACAGGAACAGGAACAATTGCACAATATATTGCCAAAAAAGCAAAATACGTAATCGGGATAGAATCGGTTCAAGAAGCGATAGATGCTGCAAAAGAACATGCTAAGCTCAATGGTTTGGATAATTGCGAGTTTTATTGTGGCGATATGAAAGACGTTTTCACCGAAGAGTTTTTAGCCAATCATCCAAAACCAAATGTTTTGGTTACCGATCCGCCTAGAGACGGAATGCACCAAAAAGTGGTAGAACAAATTCTGAAATTAGCACCGCCTAAAATTGTCTATGTTAGCTGTAATTCTGCTACTCAAGCTAGAGATTTAGCACTGATGAAGGAACATTATGATGTGGTGAAGATTTTGCCAGTAGATATGTTTCCGCAGACACATCATGTAGAAAATATAGCGCTATTAATAAAAAAATAA
- a CDS encoding zinc-dependent metalloprotease → MMSASAFSQQKDSVKVDVKAKKDTVNTAKPKDKKPEKIQPFEKVITNKAVSDEGIITVHKVEDKYYFEIPDKALKKEFLVVTRLTKAGAEMRMGTVGYAGDQISQNVISFEKGPNDKVFLRSISYVDYAKDSTSAMYKTVMRNNVNSIEQAFDIKAFGKEKNSTVIDVTDFINADNDVVSFDTRFKKGFRVGAFQKDKSFVNFVKSFPTNIEINTTKTYNRSAGEASPIPGAPKPEVSGNYTVEVNSSIILLPENKMQARYFDPRVGYFTVGYTDFDENPQGVERVSLVKRWRLEPKAKDLEKYKRGELVEPEKPIVFYIDPLTPKKWIPYLIQGVNDWQKAFEKAGFKNAIYAKVPNAKEDPEWSLEDARFSAIVYKPSDVPNASGPSIADPRTGEILESHINWYHNVMKLLNDWYFVQASPNDPRARKVDFDDELMGQLIRFVSSHEVGHTLGLRHNFGSSSTVPVENLRNKSWLKANGHTPSIMDYARFNYVAQPEDNVGEAGLMPRIGDYDDWAIEWGYRRFYNYNSPEKEKAHLNKWVMEKLQNPRLWFGSETNPYDPRSQSEQVGDNPMLAGKYGVKNLQRIMENIEAWSTKPNEDYSSLNNRFTQVSGQFARYLGHVSKYIGGVKETPKMVEQKGAIYELVSKSEQKEALKFLSENVFTTPNWLLKTSVLTKIDKSPVEVVENLQKTVLNRVLSEGVLNKLYEGESLDANAYAVYNYLQDIKNSVFSELKSSSKIDIYRRNLQKNFVETLIARTQASKPSTGRNAETISDNSDVKSLTRGVLREIKADASKNAQNAQDAVTKYHLEDLVYRIDKALEVK, encoded by the coding sequence ATGATGTCAGCGAGCGCATTTTCTCAACAGAAAGACAGTGTAAAAGTAGATGTAAAAGCTAAAAAAGACACCGTAAACACTGCAAAACCAAAAGACAAAAAACCAGAAAAAATTCAACCTTTCGAGAAAGTAATTACCAACAAAGCAGTTAGCGATGAAGGAATTATTACCGTTCACAAGGTAGAAGACAAATACTATTTCGAAATTCCTGATAAAGCACTGAAAAAAGAATTTTTGGTAGTCACCAGATTGACCAAAGCCGGTGCCGAAATGAGAATGGGAACAGTAGGTTATGCGGGAGATCAAATCAGTCAAAACGTCATCAGTTTCGAAAAAGGACCAAATGATAAGGTGTTTTTACGCTCTATTTCTTATGTAGATTATGCTAAAGATTCTACCTCTGCAATGTATAAAACAGTGATGAGAAATAACGTAAATTCTATTGAACAAGCTTTTGACATTAAAGCTTTCGGTAAAGAAAAAAACTCTACCGTGATAGATGTTACAGATTTTATCAATGCAGATAATGATGTGGTTTCTTTTGATACTCGTTTCAAGAAAGGATTTAGAGTGGGCGCTTTTCAAAAAGATAAATCTTTTGTCAATTTCGTGAAATCTTTCCCTACCAATATTGAAATTAACACTACTAAAACCTACAACAGAAGTGCAGGAGAAGCTTCGCCAATTCCAGGTGCTCCAAAACCTGAAGTGAGCGGAAATTATACGGTAGAAGTTAATTCTTCAATTATTCTTTTGCCAGAAAATAAAATGCAGGCCAGATATTTCGATCCTAGAGTAGGTTATTTTACAGTAGGTTATACAGATTTTGATGAAAATCCTCAAGGCGTAGAAAGAGTTTCTCTAGTAAAAAGATGGAGACTTGAACCCAAAGCGAAAGATTTAGAAAAATATAAAAGAGGAGAATTGGTAGAGCCAGAAAAACCAATAGTTTTTTACATTGATCCTTTAACTCCGAAAAAATGGATTCCTTATTTAATTCAAGGAGTGAATGATTGGCAAAAAGCTTTCGAAAAAGCAGGTTTTAAAAATGCGATTTATGCAAAAGTTCCGAATGCAAAAGAAGATCCAGAATGGAGTTTAGAAGATGCAAGATTCTCGGCTATCGTTTATAAACCTTCAGATGTTCCTAATGCTTCTGGCCCTTCAATTGCAGACCCTAGAACTGGTGAGATTTTAGAAAGTCACATCAATTGGTATCACAATGTAATGAAATTGTTGAACGATTGGTATTTCGTACAAGCTTCACCTAATGATCCTAGAGCTAGAAAAGTAGATTTTGATGATGAATTAATGGGGCAGTTAATCAGATTTGTTTCTTCACACGAAGTGGGACATACTCTTGGTTTGAGACATAATTTCGGGTCTAGTTCTACGGTTCCTGTAGAAAATCTTAGAAATAAATCTTGGTTAAAAGCCAATGGTCATACTCCTTCAATTATGGATTATGCGAGATTTAACTACGTAGCACAGCCAGAAGATAATGTAGGTGAAGCTGGATTAATGCCAAGAATTGGTGACTATGATGATTGGGCAATAGAATGGGGTTACAGAAGATTTTATAATTATAATTCACCAGAAAAAGAAAAAGCTCATCTTAATAAATGGGTGATGGAAAAATTACAAAATCCTAGACTTTGGTTCGGTTCAGAAACCAATCCTTATGATCCGCGTTCTCAAAGCGAACAAGTAGGAGATAATCCTATGCTTGCAGGAAAATATGGAGTGAAAAACCTTCAGAGAATCATGGAAAACATAGAAGCATGGAGTACAAAACCAAATGAAGATTACAGCAGTCTTAATAATAGATTTACTCAAGTTTCTGGTCAGTTTGCTAGATATTTAGGTCACGTTTCTAAATACATTGGTGGCGTAAAAGAAACGCCGAAAATGGTAGAACAAAAAGGAGCTATTTATGAATTGGTTTCTAAATCAGAACAAAAAGAAGCTTTGAAATTTTTATCAGAAAATGTATTTACCACTCCAAATTGGTTGTTAAAAACTTCTGTTTTAACTAAAATAGATAAATCGCCAGTAGAAGTGGTAGAAAATCTTCAAAAAACAGTGCTCAATAGAGTTTTAAGCGAAGGTGTTTTGAATAAATTATACGAAGGAGAATCTTTAGATGCTAATGCTTACGCTGTGTATAATTATCTTCAAGATATTAAAAACAGTGTATTTTCTGAGTTGAAATCTTCTTCTAAAATTGATATTTACAGAAGAAATTTACAGAAAAATTTTGTAGAAACTTTAATTGCGAGAACTCAAGCAAGTAAACCAAGCACTGGCAGAAATGCAGAGACGATTTCTGATAATTCTGATGTGAAATCATTAACCAGAGGAGTTTTAAGAGAAATAAAAGCAGATGCTTCTAAAAATGCACAAAATGCACAAGACGCAGTGACCAAATATCATTTAGAAGATTTGGTTTATAGGATAGATAAAGCTTTAGAAGTAAAATAA
- a CDS encoding DUF6452 family protein, giving the protein MKKLIFPFLILGFFLTSCENDDDVCVSGEATPRLKIKFKSADNKVLTLDSLYLDVDYGNNNILTVVKAAKVDSALIPIRVDDAGFTELYVRKTKKGSVSKIKLNYNTTSEYVSPACGFKRLYQNLSGTLETANPVTKVELNQNQIINENKAHLYLVF; this is encoded by the coding sequence ATGAAAAAATTAATCTTTCCCTTTTTGATATTGGGTTTTTTCCTCACTTCTTGCGAAAACGATGACGATGTTTGCGTAAGCGGAGAAGCTACACCTCGACTAAAAATTAAATTTAAAAGTGCAGATAATAAAGTGCTGACTTTAGACTCGCTTTATTTAGATGTAGATTATGGTAATAATAATATTTTAACGGTAGTAAAAGCCGCTAAAGTAGATTCTGCATTGATTCCAATTCGGGTAGATGATGCAGGTTTTACAGAATTATACGTGAGAAAAACTAAAAAAGGCAGTGTTTCTAAAATAAAACTGAATTATAATACCACTTCTGAATATGTTTCGCCAGCTTGTGGTTTCAAAAGACTTTATCAAAACCTTTCTGGAACTCTTGAAACTGCAAATCCAGTCACTAAAGTAGAACTCAATCAAAATCAGATTATCAATGAAAACAAAGCTCATCTTTATCTTGTTTTTTAG
- a CDS encoding DUF6048 family protein has product MKTKLIFILFFSFCLGFSQEKDSVKTKYQYKPNFTVGVDVLNAALSTFSDRKLFQGYVSSEIKKNLHAVVDVGFEKNIYQKNGYDATANGFFGKLGGYYMLSMDTENPDNGFYAGAKMVASFYSQEYKKVPIRGFGGSDQYLAFPSVNQSAYWLEGFAGARVQLFKSNLYVDVNAQPRFLFYSTKQEGMTPMIVPGFGKSSTKFNVGFSWNLAYQF; this is encoded by the coding sequence ATGAAAACAAAGCTCATCTTTATCTTGTTTTTTAGTTTTTGTTTGGGTTTTTCTCAAGAGAAAGATTCAGTAAAAACCAAATATCAATATAAACCCAATTTTACAGTAGGAGTAGATGTACTGAATGCTGCGTTGTCTACTTTTAGCGATAGAAAATTATTTCAAGGATATGTTTCTTCTGAGATTAAGAAAAATCTTCACGCAGTTGTAGATGTAGGTTTTGAAAAAAATATTTATCAGAAAAATGGTTATGACGCTACTGCAAACGGATTTTTCGGAAAATTAGGAGGATATTACATGCTTTCTATGGATACCGAAAATCCTGATAATGGTTTTTATGCGGGAGCAAAAATGGTCGCAAGTTTTTACAGTCAAGAATACAAAAAAGTTCCCATTCGTGGTTTTGGTGGCAGCGACCAATATCTTGCCTTTCCATCAGTGAATCAATCTGCCTATTGGTTAGAAGGTTTTGCTGGAGCAAGAGTTCAGTTGTTCAAATCAAATTTATATGTAGATGTAAATGCGCAACCAAGATTTTTATTTTATTCTACCAAACAAGAAGGGATGACTCCTATGATTGTGCCTGGTTTTGGCAAAAGCTCTACTAAATTTAATGTGGGCTTTAGCTGGAATTTAGCGTATCAATTTTAG